The Clostridium botulinum genome includes a region encoding these proteins:
- a CDS encoding HD domain-containing protein has translation MKENLKVFQTEINSINDESIKQFTVKALESLPEYFWEVPASSTGKYHPQYALGEGGLVRHTKGAVKIALELFNNHTVQDFTSMQKDIIISSLLLHDGCKSGMEKSRYTQTEHPLIVADYIYNNSDINGLIKSEILDQIVKAIRSHMGEWNKDYRTKREVLPTPKTRMERFVHMCDYLASRKSINMEF, from the coding sequence ATGAAAGAAAATTTAAAAGTATTTCAAACAGAAATTAATTCAATTAATGACGAAAGTATTAAGCAATTTACAGTTAAGGCATTAGAAAGTTTACCAGAATATTTTTGGGAGGTACCTGCAAGTTCAACAGGTAAATATCATCCTCAATATGCGTTAGGTGAAGGTGGATTAGTTAGACACACAAAAGGAGCTGTAAAAATTGCATTAGAATTATTTAACAATCATACAGTTCAAGATTTCACATCAATGCAGAAAGATATAATTATAAGTTCTTTATTGTTGCATGATGGATGTAAAAGTGGAATGGAAAAATCAAGGTATACCCAAACAGAACATCCATTGATAGTTGCAGATTACATATATAATAACAGTGATATTAACGGATTAATAAAGTCAGAAATTTTAGATCAAATTGTTAAAGCAATAAGAAGCCATATGGGGGAATGGAATAAGGATTATAGGACTAAAAGAGAGGTATTACCAACGCCTAAAACTAGAATGGAAAGATTTGTTCATATGTGTGATTATCTAGCTAGCAGAAAAAGTATAAACATGGAATTTTAA
- a CDS encoding DUF5659 domain-containing protein — protein sequence MNNSKGSKVVVTDKTQLIYLTSKGIKPNDVNRIGNQVQVTYNYDEYFKKANLDFMTDNQFKDYRMAEKTVEQLLRTTI from the coding sequence TTGAATAATAGTAAAGGAAGCAAGGTAGTTGTAACTGACAAAACTCAACTAATCTACTTAACTTCAAAAGGTATCAAACCAAATGATGTGAATAGAATTGGTAATCAAGTACAAGTTACATATAATTATGATGAATATTTTAAAAAAGCCAATTTAGACTTTATGACAGATAATCAATTTAAGGATTATAGAATGGCTGAAAAAACAGTAGAACAGTTATTAAGAACTACAATTTAA
- a CDS encoding type II toxin-antitoxin system HicB family antitoxin has product MNMKKCTYVAILTQDLECGGYCITFPDFKGCITEGDDIADAYYMAHDALELHLTGMLEDGDEIPSPTDLKDIELDKGQYTMVVQVEI; this is encoded by the coding sequence ATGAATATGAAGAAATGTACGTATGTAGCTATATTAACACAAGATTTAGAATGTGGAGGTTATTGTATTACATTCCCTGATTTTAAAGGATGTATAACAGAAGGTGATGACATAGCAGACGCTTATTATATGGCACATGATGCACTAGAATTGCATTTAACAGGTATGTTAGAAGATGGAGATGAAATACCTTCACCAACAGATTTAAAAGATATTGAGTTGGACAAAGGTCAATATACTATGGTAGTACAAGTTGAAATATAG
- a CDS encoding RNA 2'-phosphotransferase translates to MCVISKKDMKNSKFMSLILRHKPQEANLILDEYGYANISDLIKGMRDKGYKITIEDVERIVREDNKKRYSFNSDNTKIRANQGHSIRVNLELQSIQPPSVLYHGTSIRFRDNILKEGVKKQSRQYVHLSSDIDTAINVGKRHGSPIIFLINSKEMFEDGYKFYLSENKVWLTDYVPIKYIKIIN, encoded by the coding sequence ATGTGTGTTATTAGTAAAAAAGATATGAAAAACAGCAAGTTTATGAGTTTGATATTAAGGCATAAGCCACAAGAAGCTAATCTAATTTTAGATGAATATGGATATGCGAACATAAGTGATTTAATAAAAGGTATGAGAGATAAAGGTTATAAAATTACTATAGAGGATGTTGAAAGAATTGTAAGAGAAGATAATAAGAAGAGGTATTCTTTTAATTCTGATAATACTAAAATTAGAGCTAACCAAGGACACTCTATTAGAGTAAATCTGGAGTTGCAATCTATACAACCTCCTAGTGTTTTGTATCATGGAACTTCGATAAGATTTAGAGATAACATATTGAAAGAAGGAGTTAAAAAACAGAGTAGACAATATGTTCATTTATCTAGTGATATTGATACAGCTATTAATGTAGGTAAGAGACATGGAAGTCCGATAATATTTTTAATTAATAGTAAAGAAATGTTTGAGGACGGCTATAAATTTTATTTATCGGAAAATAAAGTGTGGCTAACAGATTATGTTCCTATAAAGTATATAAAAATAATTAATTGA